TATTTAACCTAATCTATCCCTGGTTAACAGTTTTTCCTATTCCCCAATTGTCCTTAGGTTTTTCTAAACTTCAATCTATTATTTATAACCTCACAAGTTCAATTTTTGTTTTCCTGACTCACCCTGATTTCTACTTTTCCTCTGCCTAGAGTGACAAAACAGGGTTAATGACCACAATTGCTGCCCTGTGTGGGTTCCTTCCCCTACTACTGTCATCTGGGGCTGGTGCAGCCAGCCGGACATCGCTCGGTACGGCAGTGTTTGGCGGCTTATTGGTCTCCGTCATCATGAGTCTGCTGCTGGTGCCTGTGCTTTATGTGGTGGTCAAAAATCTCACACACTTTGCCTCTAAAGGTAGACCTCCCAAGCCACCCCAATCGCCTGAACCTACTCCCTCTAGGGAATTACCCTCTTTTAATGGAAATTTTATAATTCAGAATTTTGCTCAATTTATCGTCAAAGTCACAATTATTGAGGGGATATCTGCCTTACAACTTTGAAAACAGCATGTTTAACCCTTCGGTCATCGTGGGATGAGTCAAGACTCCATCGCGCAGAACGGTATAAGGCATCTGAGCTTGCATCACTATCTGCACCGTCGAAATCACTTCCCCCGCTTCATGACACAACAGGGAACACCCTAAAATCCGACCTGTCTCGGTATCCACGATCGCCTTCATCAGTCCATCAGTTTGACCAAGAGTTTTTGCTCTAGGAATCGCTGAGGCATCCAGTTTTGCCACGCGGATGGCATACCCTTGTTCCTGTGCTTCAGTTTCGGTCAGACCCACATGAGCCAGTTCGGGATCAATGAACAGACAGGATGGAATCAAGCGATCGCGCGTGCTGCGGTTGCCGCCATCAATCAGATTCGCTTTGATAATGCGGTAATCGTCGAGCGAGACATGGGTATATTGCAGTCCTCCA
The Nostoc sp. C052 genome window above contains:
- a CDS encoding efflux RND transporter permease subunit; this encodes MTTIAALCGFLPLLLSSGAGAASRTSLGTAVFGGLLVSVIMSLLLVPVLYVVVKNLTHFASKGRPPKPPQSPEPTPSRELPSFNGNFIIQNFAQFIVKVTIIEGISALQL